The following are encoded in a window of Narcine bancroftii isolate sNarBan1 chromosome 2, sNarBan1.hap1, whole genome shotgun sequence genomic DNA:
- the aurkaip1 gene encoding small ribosomal subunit protein mS38 — MTIMILSRLSLQLVKSQRIPGIQFLFGSVLQQCRALSRNSYTPPQQNIMKPQHWCVLDHELEELFIPRRLSISPSESWLTVKYWVPSLNPNHGQGTIVGLWDTSQRYDCPPVEEFQHFEEDGAALNYNVDKMECKNILKIRRRKMNRHKYKKLLKRTKFLRRRIKEIRRRRRQVKFERDLKKIWKKAGLKKPPEGWQAPKIYVKGYHGKSEQHRE, encoded by the exons GAATACAATTTCTTTTTGGCTCTGTTCTTCAGCAATGTAGAGCATTATCCAGAAATAGTTACACACCACCACAACAAAATATAATGAAACCACAGCATTGGTGTGTGCTAGATCATGAACTGGAGGAACTCTTTATTCCACGAAGATTGTCCATTAGCCCTTCAGAAAGCTGGCTAACAGTTAAATACTGGGTGCCCAGTTTAAACCCAAACCATGGACAAGGTACCATTGTAGGTTTATGGGATACTTCTCAGCGATACGATTGTCCTCCTGTTGAGGAATTCCAACATTTTGAAGAGGATGGAGCAGCATTGAACTATAATGTAGACAAAATGGAATGTAAAAATATACTGAAGATTCGCAGGCGAAAGATGAACAGGCACAAGTACAAGAAGTTACTAAAACGTACAAAGTTTTTACGTAGACGAATTAAAGAGATCCGCAGAAGGCGGCGGCAG GTGAAGTTTGAGAGGGATTTAAAGAAAATCTGGAAAAAAGCTGGACTGAAAAAACCACCAGAAGGCTGGCAAGCACCGAAAATATACGTGAAAGGATACCACGGAAAATCTGAGCAACACAGAGAATAA